From a region of the Candidatus Hydrogenedentota bacterium genome:
- a CDS encoding AAA family ATPase: MPRKLPTKEELLQPNPPSAIVIDEPELGLPPYAITLLGALLCSASQRMQVVVSTQSVSLVNEFAIENLVIVEREKEASVFKRCKEKDFKTWLEEYSVW; this comes from the coding sequence ATACCAAGAAAATTACCAACAAAAGAAGAATTGCTTCAACCCAATCCTCCGTCGGCAATTGTCATTGATGAACCGGAACTGGGATTGCCCCCTTACGCAATTACGCTATTAGGCGCATTACTGTGCTCCGCCTCTCAGCGGATGCAAGTGGTGGTCTCCACGCAATCTGTTTCTTTAGTAAATGAATTCGCCATAGAAAACCTTGTTATCGTAGAACGAGAGAAAGAAGCAAGTGTTTTCAAACGATGTAAAGAAAAAGATTTCAAAACTTGGTTGGAAGAATACTCCGTTTGGTAA